Proteins from a single region of Streptomyces glaucescens:
- the coaBC gene encoding bifunctional phosphopantothenoylcysteine decarboxylase/phosphopantothenate--cysteine ligase CoaBC translates to MDKPKVVLGVSGGIAAYKACELLRRFTESGHDVRVVPTASALHFVGAATWSALSGNPVSTQVWDDVHEVPHVRIGQRADLVVVAPATADMLAKAAHGLADDLLTNTLLTARCPVVFAPAMHTEMWEHPATQENVATLRRRGAVVIEPAVGRLTGVDTGKGRLPDPAEIFEVCRRVLARGVREPDLTGRHVVISAGGTREPLDPVRFLGNRSSGKQGYALARTAAARGARVTLIAANTALPDPAGVDVVRAGTAVQLREAVLKAAADADAVVMAAAVADFRPAAYAAGKIKKRDGQDPAPVALVRNPDILAEISADRALPGQVIVGFAAETDDVLANGRAKLERKGCDLLVVNEVGERKTFGAEENEAVVLAADGGETPVPHGPKEALADVVWDLVAARLR, encoded by the coding sequence GTGGACAAGCCCAAGGTCGTACTGGGGGTCAGCGGCGGCATCGCCGCCTACAAGGCGTGTGAGCTGCTGCGCAGGTTCACCGAGTCCGGACACGACGTCCGGGTCGTGCCCACCGCCTCCGCCCTGCACTTCGTCGGTGCCGCCACCTGGTCCGCGCTCTCCGGCAACCCCGTGTCCACCCAGGTCTGGGACGACGTCCACGAGGTCCCGCACGTGCGCATCGGCCAGCGCGCCGACCTCGTCGTGGTCGCCCCGGCCACGGCCGACATGCTCGCCAAGGCCGCGCACGGCCTCGCCGACGACCTGCTGACCAACACCCTGCTCACCGCCCGCTGCCCGGTCGTCTTCGCCCCCGCGATGCACACCGAGATGTGGGAGCACCCGGCCACCCAGGAGAACGTGGCGACGCTGCGCCGCCGCGGCGCCGTCGTCATCGAGCCCGCCGTCGGCCGGCTCACCGGCGTCGACACCGGCAAGGGACGGCTGCCCGACCCCGCCGAGATCTTCGAGGTCTGCCGCCGGGTCCTGGCCCGGGGCGTGCGCGAACCCGACCTCACGGGCCGGCACGTGGTGATCAGCGCCGGCGGCACCCGTGAGCCGCTGGACCCGGTGCGCTTCCTCGGCAACCGCTCCTCCGGCAAACAGGGGTACGCCCTCGCCCGGACGGCCGCCGCGCGCGGCGCCCGGGTCACCCTGATCGCCGCCAACACCGCCCTGCCGGACCCGGCCGGAGTGGACGTGGTCCGCGCCGGCACCGCCGTCCAGCTGCGCGAGGCCGTGCTCAAGGCCGCCGCGGACGCCGACGCCGTCGTGATGGCCGCCGCCGTCGCCGACTTCCGCCCTGCGGCGTACGCGGCGGGGAAGATCAAGAAGCGGGACGGGCAGGACCCCGCCCCCGTCGCGCTCGTCCGCAACCCCGACATCCTCGCCGAGATCTCCGCCGATCGCGCCCTCCCCGGCCAGGTGATCGTCGGCTTCGCCGCCGAGACCGACGACGTGCTGGCCAACGGCCGCGCCAAGCTGGAGCGCAAGGGCTGCGATCTGCTCGTGGTGAACGAGGTGGGGGAGCGCAAGACCTTCGGCGCGGAGGAGAACGAGGCCGTGGTGCTCGCCGCCGACGGCGGCGAGACCCCCGTCCCGCACGGCCCCAAGGAGGCCCTGGCCGACGTGGTGTGGGACCTGGTCGCCGCCCGCCTGCGCTGA
- the rpoZ gene encoding DNA-directed RNA polymerase subunit omega: MSSSISAPEGIINPPIDELLEATDSKYSLVIYAAKRARQINAYYSQLGEGLLEYVGPLVDTHVHEKPLSIALREINAGLLTSEAVEGPGQ; the protein is encoded by the coding sequence GTGTCCTCTTCCATCTCCGCGCCCGAGGGCATCATCAACCCGCCGATCGACGAGCTCCTCGAGGCCACCGACTCGAAGTACAGCCTCGTGATCTACGCGGCCAAGCGGGCCCGCCAGATCAACGCGTACTACTCGCAGCTCGGCGAGGGTCTCCTCGAGTACGTCGGTCCCCTCGTCGACACCCACGTCCACGAGAAGCCGCTCTCGATCGCGCTGCGTGAGATCAACGCGGGGCTGCTGACCTCCGAGGCCGTCGAGGGCCCCGGTCAGTAA
- the gmk gene encoding guanylate kinase translates to MSERPRLTVLSGPSGVGKSTVVAHMRKEHPEVWLSVSATTRKPRPGEQHGVHYFFVTDDEMDKLIANGELLEWAEFAGNRYGTPRAAVLERLEAGEPVLLEIDLQGARQVRESMPEAQLVFLAPPSWEELVRRLTGRGTEPPEVIERRLEAAKVELAAEPEFDETLVNTSVEDVARELLALMNVV, encoded by the coding sequence ATGAGTGAACGTCCGCGGCTGACCGTGCTCTCCGGACCCTCCGGGGTCGGCAAGAGCACGGTCGTCGCCCATATGCGCAAGGAACACCCCGAGGTCTGGCTCTCGGTGTCGGCGACGACCCGCAAGCCCCGCCCCGGCGAGCAGCACGGAGTCCACTACTTCTTCGTCACCGACGACGAGATGGACAAGCTGATCGCCAACGGCGAGCTGCTGGAGTGGGCCGAGTTCGCCGGCAATCGCTACGGCACTCCGCGCGCGGCCGTGCTGGAGCGCCTGGAGGCGGGCGAGCCGGTCCTGCTGGAGATCGACCTCCAGGGAGCCCGGCAGGTGCGCGAGTCGATGCCCGAGGCCCAGCTGGTGTTCCTGGCCCCTCCCTCCTGGGAGGAGCTGGTGCGCAGGCTGACCGGCCGGGGCACCGAACCGCCCGAGGTGATCGAGCGCCGCCTGGAGGCGGCGAAGGTCGAGCTGGCGGCAGAGCCGGAGTTCGACGAGACGCTGGTGAACACCTCCGTCGAGGACGTCGCGCGCGAGCTGCTAGCCTTGATGAACGTCGTGTGA
- a CDS encoding integration host factor: protein MALPPLTPEQRAAALEKAAAARRERAEVKNRLKHSGASLHEVIKQGQENDVIGKMKVSALLESLPGVGKVRAKQIMERLGISESRRVRGLGSNQIASLEREFGSTGS from the coding sequence GTGGCTCTTCCGCCCCTTACCCCCGAACAGCGCGCAGCCGCGCTCGAAAAGGCCGCCGCGGCTCGCCGGGAGCGGGCCGAGGTCAAGAATCGACTCAAGCACTCCGGCGCCTCCCTTCACGAGGTCATCAAGCAGGGCCAGGAGAACGACGTCATCGGCAAGATGAAGGTCTCCGCCCTCCTTGAGTCCCTGCCGGGCGTGGGCAAGGTCCGCGCCAAGCAGATCATGGAGCGACTCGGTATCTCCGAGAGCCGCCGCGTGCGTGGTCTCGGTTCCAACCAGATCGCCTCCCTCGAGCGCGAATTCGGCAGCACCGGCTCCTGA
- the pyrF gene encoding orotidine-5'-phosphate decarboxylase: protein MSPLEPFGARLRRAMDDRGPLCVGIDPHASLLAEWGLNDDVAGLERFSRTVVEAMADRVAVLKPQSAFFERFGSRGVAVLEKAVAEARAAGALVVMDAKRGDIGSTMAAYAESFLRRGAPLFSDALTVSPYLGYGSLKPAVELARENGAGLFVLALTSNPEGGEVQHAVRTEDPRGRNVGATMLAHLAAENAGAEPLGSFGAVVGATLGDLSSYDLAVNGPLLAPGIGAQGATAADLPRVFGAAVRNVVPNVSRGVLRHGPGTGALRSAADRFAEEIRAAVAAV, encoded by the coding sequence ATGAGCCCCCTGGAACCCTTCGGTGCCCGGCTGCGCCGTGCCATGGACGACCGCGGCCCGCTATGCGTCGGGATCGACCCGCACGCCTCGCTGCTGGCCGAGTGGGGCCTGAACGACGACGTGGCGGGCCTGGAGCGGTTCAGCCGCACGGTCGTCGAGGCGATGGCCGACCGGGTCGCCGTGCTCAAGCCGCAGAGCGCGTTCTTCGAGCGCTTCGGCTCGCGCGGTGTCGCGGTGCTGGAGAAGGCTGTCGCGGAGGCCCGCGCGGCCGGGGCGCTGGTCGTCATGGACGCCAAGCGCGGCGACATCGGCTCCACCATGGCGGCCTACGCCGAGTCCTTCCTGCGCCGGGGCGCGCCCCTGTTCTCCGACGCGCTGACCGTCTCGCCGTACCTCGGCTACGGCTCCCTGAAGCCCGCGGTCGAGCTGGCCCGGGAGAACGGCGCCGGACTCTTCGTGCTGGCACTGACCTCCAACCCGGAGGGCGGCGAGGTCCAGCACGCGGTGCGCACCGAGGACCCCCGCGGGCGGAACGTCGGCGCCACGATGCTCGCCCACCTCGCCGCCGAGAACGCGGGCGCCGAGCCGCTGGGCTCCTTCGGTGCGGTCGTCGGCGCCACGCTGGGCGACCTGTCCTCCTACGACCTGGCGGTCAACGGTCCGCTGCTGGCCCCCGGCATCGGCGCCCAGGGAGCCACCGCGGCCGACCTTCCCCGGGTCTTCGGGGCCGCCGTGCGCAACGTGGTCCCGAACGTCAGCCGGGGTGTTCTGCGTCACGGTCCCGGCACCGGCGCGCTGCGGTCGGCCGCCGACCGGTTCGCGGAGGAGATCCGGGCGGCGGTGGCCGCGGTCTGA